One genomic segment of Arthrobacter sp. JZ12 includes these proteins:
- a CDS encoding DUF2516 family protein, with translation MEIVLFTEFWLYKGLALLALGIELWALSDCARRNPASFEATFKRTKGFWLGMTGGAAAVGALTAWAGGVGLFGLLQLAAIIAASVYLADVKPAVSEVQGSGGPYGPW, from the coding sequence GTGGAGATTGTGCTGTTCACCGAGTTCTGGCTGTACAAGGGTCTTGCCCTGCTCGCGCTGGGCATTGAACTGTGGGCGCTTTCAGACTGCGCCCGGCGCAATCCTGCGTCCTTCGAAGCAACGTTTAAGCGCACCAAGGGTTTCTGGCTGGGCATGACCGGCGGTGCGGCTGCCGTCGGTGCGCTGACTGCCTGGGCTGGCGGCGTGGGCCTGTTCGGCCTCCTACAGCTCGCAGCCATCATCGCGGCCTCGGTGTATCTCGCCGACGTCAAGCCTGCCGTCAGTGAAGTTCAGGGGAGCGGCGGCCCCTACGGCCCCTGGTGA
- a CDS encoding lactonase family protein, producing the protein MSGDSGDLKDSVDFWIGGYQAEGSEPGSGEGIWRVTLDVRSEQLTGKRQVITTPVPSFVARHPSKPVLYAVAESDEGSVSAFNIANGALEHLLTAPTGGSFPCHLRATADALWVANYGDGVVTRFKLDDDGVPTGDPDVHRHAGSGPNSERQEGPHAHYVHDVGGGSVWVSDLGTDQLRRITSAGADGIAAVLPAGTGPRHMATLPGGAVVVVGELDARLHVLSADGREVLHAGRRALAQDVPQGEPCQPSHLAMGVSEGTRSLLYVASRGPDVLSVFAVEEDQSLSHLSDTHVGGSWPRHFAVVPDNRGSGDLVLVANQYSSTLDLLRMTPAGSAEHVTSLDFVAPSCVLPVT; encoded by the coding sequence ATGAGCGGAGACAGCGGGGACCTGAAGGATTCAGTCGACTTCTGGATCGGCGGTTATCAGGCAGAGGGCAGCGAGCCGGGCTCGGGCGAGGGAATCTGGCGGGTGACGCTCGATGTTCGGAGCGAGCAACTCACCGGCAAGCGGCAGGTCATTACGACGCCGGTTCCCTCCTTCGTTGCACGGCACCCTTCGAAGCCGGTGCTTTACGCCGTGGCCGAGAGCGACGAGGGCAGCGTGTCGGCCTTCAACATCGCGAACGGCGCCCTGGAACACCTGCTCACGGCGCCGACCGGCGGGTCCTTCCCCTGTCACCTGCGTGCAACGGCTGATGCGCTGTGGGTGGCCAACTACGGTGACGGCGTTGTCACCCGCTTCAAACTGGACGACGACGGCGTCCCGACCGGTGATCCCGACGTGCACCGTCACGCAGGTTCGGGCCCCAATAGCGAGCGCCAGGAAGGCCCGCACGCCCACTATGTGCACGACGTCGGTGGCGGCTCGGTCTGGGTGAGTGACTTGGGCACCGATCAGCTGCGCCGGATCACCTCCGCCGGTGCCGACGGGATTGCTGCAGTGTTGCCGGCGGGCACAGGACCACGCCACATGGCCACCCTGCCGGGTGGCGCCGTCGTCGTTGTCGGCGAACTAGACGCACGGCTGCATGTGCTCTCGGCGGACGGAAGGGAAGTTTTACATGCGGGCCGGCGGGCGCTGGCACAGGATGTGCCGCAGGGAGAGCCCTGCCAGCCATCGCACCTGGCGATGGGAGTTTCCGAAGGTACCCGCAGCCTCCTGTATGTGGCGTCCCGTGGTCCGGACGTGCTGTCGGTGTTCGCGGTCGAAGAGGATCAGTCGCTGTCCCATCTGTCTGACACCCACGTTGGCGGTTCCTGGCCGCGTCACTTCGCGGTGGTGCCGGACAACCGTGGATCAGGGGATCTCGTGCTGGTCGCGAACCAGTACTCGTCCACGCTGGACCTGCTAAGGATGACGCCGGCAGGGTCTGCCGAGCACGTAACATCCCTGGACTTCGTGGCGCCTTCCTGCGTGCTGCCGGTCACGTAG
- a CDS encoding amylosucrase translates to MTDLHNLDGASSSIREAVRSGSGSEGIDWSDFNRRFDEHFPTLHRLFEELYGDRADCLDELTQLVLLAARSWAARSAELKELDAERERQGAWFLGNDMLGGVCYVDRYAGNLDGVRERIPYFKELGLTYLHLMPLFLAPEPLSDGGYAVSSYREVNPKLGTMEQLRELAAELRSEGISLVVDFIFNHTSNEHEWAVKAAQGDQRHSGYYWIFPDRTMPDAFEANVREIFPEDHPGSFVQLDDGRWVWATFHTFQWDLNYSNPEVFRAMAEEMLFLANQGISILRMDAVAFIWKQLGTACENLPQAHLLLKAFNAVCRLAAPSLLFKSEAIVHPDQVAEYIDPGECQLSYNPLQMALIWESMATRDVSLLSQALRRRHNLPGGTSWVNYVRSHDDIGWTFADEDAAELGINGFGHRRFLNSFYVNRFPGSFAHGVPFQDNPKTGDCRISGTTASLLGLEQEPSAAVERILLAHSIILSTGGVPLIYLGDEVAQSNDYTYADEPGHEFDSRWVHRPNYPVESYAQRSDPRTPQGRVFAGLKRMIEVRSATPEFAGTHLVGFETHNRHVLGYQRPSHDSVVLVLANFADTQQVISAETLSGFDGAAENLLTGAPERIGGGVQLDPRSFRWLRVRPVR, encoded by the coding sequence ATGACTGATCTGCACAACCTGGACGGCGCTAGCAGCAGTATCCGGGAGGCAGTGCGGAGCGGTAGCGGATCCGAGGGAATCGACTGGTCCGACTTCAACCGGCGGTTCGACGAGCATTTCCCCACACTGCACCGGTTGTTTGAGGAGCTGTACGGCGACCGCGCCGATTGCCTGGACGAACTCACGCAGCTGGTGCTGCTTGCCGCGCGGTCATGGGCTGCACGCTCGGCCGAGTTGAAGGAACTCGACGCCGAAAGGGAACGCCAGGGCGCGTGGTTCCTCGGCAATGACATGCTCGGCGGCGTCTGCTACGTGGACAGGTACGCCGGGAACCTCGACGGGGTACGGGAACGCATCCCGTACTTCAAGGAGCTGGGGCTCACCTACCTCCACCTGATGCCGCTGTTCCTGGCGCCGGAACCGCTGTCCGACGGCGGTTATGCGGTCTCGAGCTACCGCGAGGTCAATCCGAAGCTGGGCACCATGGAGCAGCTCCGGGAATTGGCCGCGGAGCTGCGAAGCGAGGGCATCAGCCTCGTGGTGGACTTCATCTTCAACCACACCTCCAATGAACACGAGTGGGCTGTCAAGGCAGCTCAGGGGGACCAGCGCCACAGCGGCTACTACTGGATCTTCCCTGACCGCACCATGCCCGATGCGTTCGAAGCCAACGTGCGTGAGATTTTCCCGGAGGACCATCCCGGTTCGTTCGTCCAGCTCGACGACGGACGCTGGGTCTGGGCCACCTTCCACACCTTCCAGTGGGACCTGAACTACTCCAACCCGGAAGTCTTCCGCGCCATGGCGGAGGAGATGCTGTTCCTGGCCAACCAGGGCATCAGCATCCTCCGCATGGATGCCGTCGCGTTCATCTGGAAGCAGCTCGGAACCGCCTGCGAGAATCTGCCGCAGGCCCACCTGCTGCTGAAGGCATTTAACGCCGTCTGCAGGCTCGCAGCACCCTCCCTGCTCTTCAAATCCGAGGCTATCGTGCACCCCGACCAGGTTGCCGAGTACATCGACCCGGGGGAGTGCCAGCTGTCCTACAACCCCCTCCAGATGGCGCTGATCTGGGAGTCCATGGCCACCCGGGACGTATCCCTCCTGTCACAGGCGCTACGACGACGGCACAACCTCCCGGGAGGCACCTCCTGGGTCAACTACGTGCGCAGCCACGATGACATCGGCTGGACCTTCGCCGACGAAGACGCCGCAGAGCTCGGCATCAACGGCTTCGGACACAGGCGCTTCCTGAACTCCTTCTACGTGAATCGCTTCCCGGGCAGCTTTGCCCACGGAGTGCCGTTCCAGGACAACCCGAAGACCGGTGACTGCAGGATCTCCGGAACGACGGCGTCACTCCTTGGGCTGGAACAGGAGCCTTCCGCGGCGGTGGAGCGCATCCTCCTTGCCCACTCCATCATCCTCAGTACGGGCGGGGTCCCCTTGATCTACCTGGGTGACGAGGTCGCACAGAGCAACGACTACACGTATGCCGACGAACCCGGCCACGAGTTCGACAGCCGGTGGGTGCACCGGCCGAACTATCCGGTCGAGTCGTACGCCCAACGCTCCGATCCGCGGACGCCGCAGGGCAGGGTCTTTGCCGGCCTGAAGCGCATGATCGAGGTGCGGTCGGCCACGCCCGAGTTCGCCGGCACCCACCTCGTGGGCTTCGAAACGCACAACCGCCATGTGCTGGGCTACCAGCGGCCCTCGCATGATTCCGTGGTGCTGGTCCTCGCCAACTTCGCCGATACGCAGCAGGTGATTTCCGCAGAAACGCTGTCGGGTTTCGATGGTGCCGCGGAGAATTTGCTGACCGGAGCCCCCGAGCGGATTGGGGGAGGGGTGCAACTGGATCCGCGCAGCTTCCGCTGGCTGCGGGTCAGACCGGTCCGCTGA
- a CDS encoding trans-sulfuration enzyme family protein has product MTDLSGHSAHLAPDTLTVAAGRPPREHDSPVNAPIVLSSTFHETVAPTSADRIYARMSNPTWDPFEEALGQLEGASLPALAFASGLGAAAAALSLVPTGGVVVIPRHAYGGSVSLALAEEARGRFSVRQVDIADTAQVLAQLNGASMLWLESPTNPMLEVAETAVLADAAHAAGAVVVVDNTFNTPLVCRPLDYGADVVLHSVTKYLAGHSDVVLGALVTSDAELRTKLTTHRTLHGAIAGPFEVWLALRGLRTLALRMERSQSNALELARRLQAHPAVELVRYPGLPEDPGHERATAQLKGYGGIISIETAGGREAADALVAAVRIWLPATSLGGVESLIERRRRQPGEPLTVPEALVRLSVGIENVEDLWADLDQALTSVGR; this is encoded by the coding sequence ATGACCGACCTGAGCGGACACTCCGCCCACCTTGCCCCCGACACGCTGACCGTGGCCGCCGGCCGCCCGCCTCGGGAGCACGATTCTCCGGTCAATGCACCGATCGTCCTCTCCTCCACCTTCCATGAGACGGTGGCCCCCACGAGTGCCGACCGCATCTACGCCCGGATGTCCAACCCCACCTGGGACCCCTTCGAGGAGGCGCTCGGCCAGCTCGAGGGCGCATCCCTGCCGGCGCTGGCTTTCGCCTCCGGACTGGGGGCAGCAGCGGCCGCACTGTCGCTCGTGCCCACGGGCGGCGTCGTCGTTATCCCACGCCACGCCTACGGTGGGTCCGTCTCGCTCGCGCTCGCAGAGGAAGCCCGCGGACGGTTCTCGGTTCGGCAAGTGGACATCGCGGACACCGCTCAGGTGCTTGCGCAGCTCAATGGCGCCAGCATGCTCTGGCTCGAAAGCCCCACCAATCCCATGCTCGAGGTGGCCGAGACGGCCGTCCTCGCCGACGCGGCGCACGCCGCCGGAGCCGTCGTCGTCGTCGACAACACCTTCAACACCCCGCTGGTGTGCCGGCCGCTAGACTACGGTGCCGACGTCGTACTCCACTCGGTGACCAAATACCTGGCCGGCCATTCCGACGTCGTTCTTGGCGCGCTGGTAACCTCCGACGCCGAGCTGCGCACAAAGCTCACCACCCACCGCACCCTGCATGGAGCGATCGCCGGGCCGTTCGAGGTCTGGCTGGCGCTGCGCGGCCTGCGCACCCTAGCCCTGCGGATGGAGCGCAGCCAGTCCAACGCCCTGGAGCTCGCACGCCGCCTGCAGGCACACCCTGCAGTGGAGCTCGTGCGCTATCCGGGCCTCCCCGAGGATCCCGGACATGAGCGGGCCACAGCCCAGCTCAAGGGATATGGCGGAATTATCAGCATCGAGACCGCCGGTGGGCGGGAAGCTGCCGACGCGCTCGTTGCGGCCGTCCGGATCTGGCTGCCGGCCACCTCGCTGGGAGGGGTTGAGTCACTCATTGAACGACGACGGCGCCAGCCCGGCGAGCCGCTCACAGTCCCGGAGGCGCTCGTCCGCCTTTCTGTCGGAATCGAGAATGTCGAGGATCTGTGGGCAGACCTCGACCAGGCACTCACGTCAGTGGGCCGCTAG
- the tmk gene encoding dTMP kinase has product MTNTPRQSPGFFIAFEGGDSAGKSTQAGRLARELESQGHTVVRTREPGGTEIGEKLRSLVLEHGHGHIDARTEALIFAASRAAHVHQVILPALERGDVVICDRYIDSSVAYQGVGRGLGAASVLDINLWAVEGLRPDLTVLLDVDPFEGRGRRTSTAEAEDRMESEPDSFHEQIRAAFRERAASDPSQYLVLDASEPVDLLAAAIAGAVKERLA; this is encoded by the coding sequence GTGACCAACACTCCCCGCCAGTCCCCAGGGTTCTTCATTGCCTTTGAGGGTGGAGACAGCGCCGGCAAGTCAACGCAGGCGGGGCGGCTGGCAAGGGAGCTTGAGTCCCAGGGCCACACGGTGGTACGCACCCGTGAGCCCGGCGGCACCGAGATCGGCGAGAAGCTGCGCTCGCTGGTGCTGGAGCACGGACACGGACACATCGATGCGCGAACTGAGGCCCTGATCTTCGCGGCCTCGCGCGCTGCCCACGTCCATCAGGTGATCCTGCCCGCGCTGGAGCGTGGCGACGTCGTCATCTGCGACCGCTACATCGATTCCTCTGTGGCCTACCAGGGCGTAGGGCGTGGCCTCGGTGCGGCCAGTGTTCTGGACATCAATCTTTGGGCAGTCGAGGGGCTCCGGCCGGATCTGACCGTGCTGCTGGACGTGGATCCCTTCGAGGGCCGCGGCCGCAGGACCTCCACAGCCGAGGCGGAGGACCGGATGGAATCCGAGCCCGACTCCTTCCATGAGCAAATCCGCGCGGCGTTCCGGGAGCGCGCGGCGTCGGATCCTTCCCAGTACCTGGTGCTCGATGCATCCGAACCCGTGGACCTTCTGGCTGCAGCGATCGCGGGTGCGGTGAAGGAACGCCTGGCATGA
- a CDS encoding DNA polymerase III subunit delta', whose protein sequence is MSVWTFLTGQAAAVEQLRRAATAEQPSHAWLFTGPPGSGRSNAARAFAAALLCDREDRAERGCGTCKSCTTALAGSHADITNVTTEKVTISIDEARELVRKAQDKPATGRWRVIIVEDADRMQERSTNVLLKAIEEPPPRTVWLLCAPSPGDVLVTIRSRCRSVSLRLPPVEAVTDLLVQRDGIDPIVAEAAARAAQSHIGVAKRLATDQEARERRNQIVRLPLNLRNVAGAMRAAADLVKLAEAEAQSSFEQRDAEEKAALLVSLGAPESGTLPPAIRAQVKRLEEEQSRRAKRSKNDYFDRALTDLTSFYRDVLMLQLGASGHLVNEPLRPELERYAEHGTPEQTLDRIEAINKVRTRIVGSNVAPLLAIEAMAVSLLPEKDYSS, encoded by the coding sequence ATGAGCGTCTGGACTTTCCTTACCGGCCAGGCGGCGGCGGTTGAACAGCTGCGCCGCGCCGCCACAGCCGAACAGCCGAGCCACGCCTGGCTCTTCACCGGACCGCCGGGGTCCGGGCGCTCCAACGCGGCGCGCGCCTTCGCCGCCGCTCTGCTGTGCGACCGCGAGGACCGAGCCGAACGCGGCTGCGGGACGTGCAAGTCCTGTACGACGGCGCTGGCCGGGTCGCATGCGGACATCACCAATGTGACAACCGAGAAAGTCACGATCAGCATTGACGAGGCTCGGGAGCTGGTGCGGAAGGCACAGGACAAACCTGCGACCGGCCGCTGGCGCGTCATCATCGTCGAGGACGCCGACCGGATGCAGGAGCGCAGCACCAACGTGCTGCTCAAGGCGATCGAGGAGCCGCCGCCGCGCACCGTCTGGCTGCTCTGTGCGCCAAGCCCTGGGGACGTGTTGGTGACTATCCGCTCGCGGTGCCGCTCCGTCAGCCTTCGCCTTCCCCCGGTCGAGGCCGTCACGGACCTGCTCGTGCAACGCGACGGAATCGATCCGATTGTCGCCGAGGCCGCCGCGCGCGCTGCCCAGAGCCACATCGGCGTGGCGAAGCGCCTTGCCACCGATCAGGAGGCCAGGGAGCGCAGGAACCAGATTGTTCGACTGCCTCTCAATCTTCGCAACGTTGCCGGAGCGATGCGCGCTGCAGCAGACCTTGTGAAGCTCGCAGAAGCGGAAGCGCAGAGTTCCTTCGAACAGCGCGACGCCGAAGAGAAGGCCGCCCTGCTGGTCTCCCTCGGCGCGCCCGAGTCCGGCACCCTCCCGCCGGCCATCCGCGCCCAGGTGAAAAGACTCGAAGAAGAGCAGAGCCGTCGGGCCAAGAGGTCGAAGAACGACTACTTCGATCGTGCGCTCACCGATCTCACTTCGTTCTACCGGGACGTGCTCATGCTGCAGCTCGGCGCCTCGGGGCATCTGGTCAATGAACCGCTGCGGCCTGAACTCGAGCGGTACGCAGAGCACGGCACTCCCGAGCAGACACTGGACCGTATTGAAGCCATCAACAAAGTGCGCACGCGGATCGTTGGATCCAATGTTGCCCCTTTGCTGGCCATTGAAGCGATGGCCGTGAGCCTGCTGCCCGAAAAGGACTACTCTTCGTGA
- a CDS encoding zinc-dependent alcohol dehydrogenase: protein MRAMVYRGPYKVRVEEKDIPRIEHPNDAIVRVTRAAICGSDLHLYHGMIPDTRVGTTFGHEFIGVVEEVGSSVRSLNPGDRVMVPFNVYCGSCYFCARGLYSNCHNVNPNATAVGGIYGYSHTTGGYDGGQAEFVRVPFADVGPSLIPDWLDEEDALLMTDALATGYFGAQLGDIVEGDTVVVFGAGPVGLYAAKSAWLMGAGRVLVVDQLEYRLEKARTFAHAETYNFNEYNDIVVEMKKATDYLGADVVIDAVGAEADGNFLQHVTGTKLKLQGGSPIALNWAIDSVRKGGTVSVVGAYGPIFSAVKFGDAVNKGLTLRMNQCPVKRQWPRLLEHIRNGYLKPNEIVTHRIPLEHIAEGYHIFSAKLDNCIKPLIVPSGT from the coding sequence ATGCGAGCAATGGTGTACCGGGGACCGTACAAGGTCCGCGTCGAGGAAAAGGACATTCCCAGGATCGAGCACCCGAACGATGCCATCGTTCGGGTAACCAGGGCGGCCATCTGCGGCTCCGACCTGCACCTCTACCACGGCATGATTCCGGACACCCGCGTAGGAACCACTTTCGGGCACGAATTCATCGGCGTTGTGGAAGAAGTCGGCAGTTCCGTCCGCAGCCTGAACCCGGGGGATCGGGTGATGGTGCCGTTCAACGTCTACTGCGGATCCTGCTACTTCTGTGCGCGCGGGCTCTACTCGAACTGTCACAACGTCAACCCGAACGCGACGGCAGTGGGCGGGATCTATGGCTACTCGCACACCACCGGAGGGTACGACGGCGGTCAGGCTGAGTTCGTGCGTGTGCCTTTCGCGGACGTGGGGCCCTCTCTCATTCCGGACTGGCTCGATGAGGAAGATGCCCTCCTTATGACGGACGCACTGGCCACCGGCTACTTCGGCGCGCAGTTGGGTGACATTGTCGAGGGGGACACCGTCGTCGTCTTCGGTGCCGGGCCGGTTGGCCTCTACGCGGCGAAGTCGGCGTGGCTGATGGGGGCGGGCAGGGTTCTGGTTGTGGACCAACTGGAGTACCGGTTGGAGAAGGCGCGGACCTTCGCACACGCGGAGACATACAACTTCAACGAGTACAACGACATCGTGGTGGAGATGAAGAAGGCCACTGACTACCTCGGGGCCGACGTCGTGATCGATGCGGTCGGAGCCGAGGCCGACGGCAATTTCCTGCAGCACGTCACCGGAACAAAGCTTAAGCTCCAGGGAGGTTCGCCCATCGCGCTGAACTGGGCGATTGATTCGGTCCGGAAGGGCGGGACCGTCTCAGTGGTGGGCGCCTACGGCCCGATCTTCAGCGCGGTCAAGTTCGGAGACGCGGTGAATAAGGGGCTGACGCTTCGGATGAACCAGTGTCCGGTGAAGCGTCAGTGGCCGCGGTTGCTGGAGCACATCCGGAACGGGTATCTGAAGCCCAATGAGATTGTCACCCATCGAATACCGCTGGAGCATATCGCCGAGGGGTATCACATCTTCTCGGCCAAGCTGGATAACTGCATCAAGCCGCTGATCGTGCCGAGCGGGACCTAG
- a CDS encoding site-specific integrase, whose amino-acid sequence MKAVTFSSPQATPPRSRTSGATGRKAASPKTVDNYARFYRNYVRPRWGATVLTNVSYDDTASWISQLKGRDGRAAGVTTRREVALLFGRLMGFAVKRRLLPTNPTKDPTGSTDYVPGKQKLREHVYLTMPQLVSLALASGKHSLFIMLAGTCGLRWGEITALVAEDVRIGDRPSIAITKAYVEVGGKLLLGPTKGGEKRVVPVPRILADRVAELVSTRSPGQRLFSSPQGSVMRNNTWTRRHYARAIATVTEADPTFPRPTFHDLRHTAVSLAISAGANVKVVQRIAGHASATMTLDTYAGLFDDDLHDSASRLNDTITLNGWA is encoded by the coding sequence TTGAAGGCCGTCACTTTTTCGTCACCTCAAGCAACGCCACCACGATCGCGCACCAGCGGTGCTACCGGTCGCAAGGCCGCAAGCCCCAAGACGGTGGACAACTACGCGCGCTTCTACCGCAATTATGTGCGTCCCCGCTGGGGAGCGACGGTTCTCACCAACGTGTCCTATGACGACACCGCGTCCTGGATCTCTCAGCTTAAAGGGCGAGACGGTCGAGCAGCCGGCGTCACGACGCGCCGCGAGGTCGCACTGTTATTCGGGCGACTAATGGGTTTCGCCGTGAAGCGCAGACTGCTGCCAACCAATCCCACCAAGGATCCGACTGGCAGTACCGATTACGTACCGGGAAAGCAAAAATTGCGAGAGCATGTCTACCTAACCATGCCGCAGTTGGTATCGCTCGCCCTCGCATCCGGTAAGCATTCCTTGTTCATAATGCTCGCTGGAACATGCGGGCTTCGATGGGGTGAGATCACTGCGCTCGTTGCCGAAGACGTGCGAATAGGAGATCGTCCTTCCATCGCTATCACGAAGGCATATGTAGAGGTTGGAGGAAAGCTACTTCTTGGACCCACGAAAGGTGGGGAGAAGCGAGTGGTTCCCGTTCCTCGGATACTCGCCGATCGAGTTGCAGAACTGGTTTCCACCCGCTCCCCCGGCCAGCGACTGTTCAGCAGTCCGCAAGGCTCGGTGATGCGGAATAACACTTGGACTCGACGGCACTACGCCCGTGCCATCGCTACCGTAACCGAAGCTGATCCCACCTTCCCCCGTCCAACTTTCCACGACCTGCGCCACACTGCGGTGAGTCTAGCCATCAGTGCTGGTGCCAACGTGAAGGTCGTTCAACGAATAGCTGGCCATGCCTCCGCAACCATGACGCTCGACACCTACGCTGGGCTTTTTGATGACGACCTGCACGATAGCGCGAGCCGCCTGAATGACACCATCACACTTAACGGGTGGGCTTGA
- a CDS encoding alpha/beta hydrolase, whose protein sequence is MTASSPGRLRAPRGVVAAAVVGLLLSGCVPGGADTGTATAPPEAIGEVPQNLREFYEQEVTWEECEDGFTCANVEVPLDYNDPGRESIEIAAVRLESSGDAQGSLLVNPGGPGVSGYDLVQLGSQKFSGLLRQSYDLVGFDPRGVQRSAPVECLTDEERDKAREETFPPDATDAEALEILEADSAEFAQLCAERTGEVLAYVDTVSATKDLDILRALVGDEKLNYMGFSYGTMLGATYAGLFPEKVGRFVLDGAMDPSLSAAEITEGQVRGFDAALRSYVADCQTSSECPLPGDVEEGVAVVDELFESVEESPMTANDGRLVTVGTLFQGFVYPLYESKSWPALTGALTRVLQGDPSDILRIADLSAGREQDGTYSNNSSAAFTAINCLDYPMSAEPAEMDQQAAELEKLSPVFGEYLSYGAVSCENWPHKPVHEPAPVSAPGAPPILVIGTTGDPATPYEWSVALAEQLESAVHVTWEGEGHTAYGRAGSCIDNIVDGFLVEGTMPDDGARC, encoded by the coding sequence GTGACTGCATCTTCCCCCGGACGCCTCCGCGCCCCGCGCGGGGTGGTCGCCGCCGCCGTCGTCGGTTTGCTGCTGTCCGGCTGCGTGCCGGGCGGAGCGGACACCGGCACGGCTACCGCTCCACCTGAGGCTATCGGTGAAGTGCCTCAGAACCTCCGCGAGTTCTACGAGCAGGAAGTCACCTGGGAGGAATGCGAGGACGGCTTCACCTGCGCCAACGTTGAGGTGCCGCTGGATTACAACGACCCGGGCCGGGAGTCGATCGAGATTGCCGCCGTCCGGTTGGAGTCCTCGGGTGACGCTCAGGGTTCCCTGCTGGTGAATCCCGGCGGCCCCGGCGTGTCGGGCTACGACCTGGTCCAGTTGGGATCCCAGAAGTTCAGCGGCCTGCTCCGTCAGTCCTACGATCTGGTCGGCTTCGATCCCCGGGGGGTGCAGCGATCGGCGCCCGTGGAGTGCCTGACGGATGAGGAGCGCGACAAGGCGCGCGAAGAAACGTTCCCGCCGGACGCCACGGACGCTGAAGCGCTCGAAATCCTCGAGGCGGATTCCGCGGAGTTCGCCCAGCTGTGCGCTGAGCGGACCGGCGAAGTGCTCGCCTACGTGGACACCGTCAGCGCAACGAAAGACCTCGATATCCTCCGCGCACTGGTGGGTGACGAGAAGCTGAACTACATGGGCTTCTCCTACGGAACCATGCTGGGAGCAACGTATGCCGGCCTCTTCCCCGAGAAGGTGGGACGCTTCGTGCTCGACGGCGCAATGGATCCGTCCCTCAGCGCCGCGGAGATCACGGAAGGCCAGGTGCGCGGCTTCGATGCGGCGCTGCGCAGCTACGTCGCCGACTGCCAGACAAGCAGCGAGTGTCCCCTGCCGGGAGACGTGGAGGAGGGCGTCGCCGTCGTCGACGAACTGTTCGAGTCGGTGGAAGAGAGCCCCATGACCGCCAATGACGGCCGGCTCGTGACGGTAGGCACGCTATTCCAGGGATTCGTGTATCCGCTGTACGAGAGCAAGAGCTGGCCTGCGCTCACCGGCGCACTTACCCGGGTGCTGCAGGGCGATCCAAGCGACATTCTCCGGATCGCTGATCTCAGCGCCGGACGCGAGCAGGACGGAACCTACTCCAACAACTCATCGGCAGCCTTCACCGCCATCAACTGCCTGGACTACCCGATGTCCGCGGAACCCGCGGAGATGGACCAACAGGCGGCAGAGCTGGAGAAGCTGTCCCCGGTGTTCGGCGAGTACCTGAGCTACGGAGCAGTGTCCTGCGAGAACTGGCCGCATAAGCCGGTCCATGAGCCTGCACCCGTGAGCGCTCCGGGCGCGCCGCCCATCCTCGTGATCGGAACAACCGGCGACCCGGCTACTCCTTACGAATGGTCGGTGGCCCTGGCTGAGCAGCTCGAATCGGCCGTCCACGTCACCTGGGAGGGAGAAGGCCACACGGCCTATGGCCGCGCCGGCTCCTGCATCGACAACATCGTGGATGGCTTCCTGGTGGAGGGCACAATGCCCGACGACGGCGCGCGCTGCTGA
- a CDS encoding DUF4145 domain-containing protein, protein MSDFWITQKPDVWAPQYVEGQAPADVPQAIAKAAGEAHRGHSIGNYMSAILMARTVIEATAKDKGIGVRGLQPKIEELRAREFIREHVKEEAHEIRHFGNDMAHGDLDIPVVEEDSAEVLTLMDEILNEVYQSPARLAAARERRLARRDIGSHA, encoded by the coding sequence ATGAGCGATTTCTGGATTACGCAGAAGCCCGATGTATGGGCACCCCAGTACGTTGAGGGACAAGCCCCTGCAGATGTTCCGCAAGCCATTGCCAAAGCGGCTGGTGAAGCTCACCGTGGACACAGCATCGGGAACTACATGTCGGCCATCCTGATGGCTCGCACAGTTATTGAGGCCACAGCCAAGGACAAGGGGATCGGTGTGCGCGGCCTCCAGCCGAAGATTGAGGAACTTCGCGCGCGGGAGTTCATCCGTGAGCATGTCAAAGAGGAAGCGCATGAGATTCGCCACTTCGGCAACGACATGGCGCACGGCGACTTGGACATACCGGTTGTAGAGGAGGACTCGGCGGAAGTGCTGACTCTTATGGACGAGATACTCAACGAGGTCTACCAAAGTCCTGCCAGGCTGGCTGCCGCTCGCGAACGTCGCTTAGCCCGTCGCGACATCGGCTCTCACGCATGA